The Neofelis nebulosa isolate mNeoNeb1 chromosome 16, mNeoNeb1.pri, whole genome shotgun sequence genome includes a window with the following:
- the DHRS13 gene encoding dehydrogenase/reductase SDR family member 13 isoform X1, translating into MEALLLGAGLLLGAYVLVYYNLVKAPPCGGIASLRGRTAVVTGANSGIGKMTALELARRGARVVLACRSRERGEAAAFDLRQESGNNEVIFMALDLASLASVRAFATAFLSSEPRLDILIHNAAPAPGISSCGRTHEPFNLLLRVNHIGPFLLTHLLLPRLKTCAPSRVVVVSSAAHRRGHLDFTRLDRPVVGWQQELRAYADSKLANVLFARELATQLEGTGVTCYAAHPGPVNSELFLRHVPGWLSPLLRPLAWLVLRTPRGGAQTPLYCALQEGIEPLSGRYFANCHVEEVPPAARDDRAAHRLWEASKRLAGLGPGQDAEPDEDPQPEDPGTPSSRSSPLSEEPTVSEPHAIPHNSPDLSKVTHRIQVKTEPEP; encoded by the exons ATGGAGGCGCTGCTGCTGGGCGCGGGGTTGCTGCTGGGCGCCTACGTGCTTGTCTATTACAACCTCGTGAAGGCCCCGCCCTGCGGTGGCATAGCCAGCCTGCGCGGCCGCACGGCTGTGGTCACGG GCGCCAACAGCGGCATCGGGAAGATGACGGCGCTGGAGCTGGCGCGCCGGGGAGCGCGCGTGGTGCTGGCCTGCCGGAGCCGGGAACGTGGTGAGGCGGCGGCCTTCGACCTCCGCCag GAGAGTGGGAACAATGAGGTCATCTTCATGGCCTTGGACTTGGCCAGTCTGGCCTCCGTGCGGGCCTTTGCTACTGCCTTCCTGAGCTCTGAGCCACGGCTGGACATCCTCATCCACAATGCCG CCCCCGCCCCAGGGATCAGTTCCTGTGGCCGGACCCACGAGCCATTTAACCTGCTGCTGCGAGTGAACCACATTGGCCCCTTCTTGCTGACACATCTACTGCTGCCGCGGCTGAAGACATGCGCCCCCAGTCGCGTGGTGGTGGTATCCTCAGCCGCCCACCGGCGAGGGCACCTTGACTTCACACGCCTGGACCGCCCAGTGGTGGGCTGGCAGCAGGAGCTGCGGGCATATGCCGACAGTAAGCTGGCCAACGTGTTATTTGCCAGGGAGCTCGCCACTCAGCTTGAGGGTACTGGTGTCACCTGCTATGCGGCCCACCCAG GGCCTGTGAACTCAGAGCTATTCCTGCGCCACGTTCCTGGATGGCTGAGCCCACTTCTGCGCCCACTGGCTTGGCTGGTGCTGCGGACGCCAAGAGGGGGTGCCCAGACACCCCTGTACTGCGCTCTACAGGAGGGCATTGAACCTCTCAGTGGTAGATATTTTGCCAATTGCCATGTAGAGGAGGTGCCCCCAGCCGCCCGGGATGATCGTGCGGCCCACCGGCTGTGGGAGGCCAGTAAAAGGCTGGCAGGGCTCGGGCCTGGCCAGGATGCCGAACCTGACGAAGACCCCCAGCCTGAGGACCCAGGGACCCCATCTTCCCGGAGCAGCCCCCTCTCTGAGGAGCCCACAGTTTCTGAACCCCATGCCATCCCTCACAATTCACCagacttgtctaaggtcacacaccGAATTCAGGTTAAAACTGAACCTGAGCCCTAA
- the DHRS13 gene encoding dehydrogenase/reductase SDR family member 13 isoform X2: protein MEALLLGAGLLLGAYVLVYYNLVKAPPCGGIASLRGRTAVVTGANSGIGKMTALELARRGARVVLACRSRERGEAAAFDLRQESGNNEVIFMALDLASLASVRAFATAFLSSEPRLDILIHNAGISSCGRTHEPFNLLLRVNHIGPFLLTHLLLPRLKTCAPSRVVVVSSAAHRRGHLDFTRLDRPVVGWQQELRAYADSKLANVLFARELATQLEGTGVTCYAAHPGPVNSELFLRHVPGWLSPLLRPLAWLVLRTPRGGAQTPLYCALQEGIEPLSGRYFANCHVEEVPPAARDDRAAHRLWEASKRLAGLGPGQDAEPDEDPQPEDPGTPSSRSSPLSEEPTVSEPHAIPHNSPDLSKVTHRIQVKTEPEP, encoded by the exons ATGGAGGCGCTGCTGCTGGGCGCGGGGTTGCTGCTGGGCGCCTACGTGCTTGTCTATTACAACCTCGTGAAGGCCCCGCCCTGCGGTGGCATAGCCAGCCTGCGCGGCCGCACGGCTGTGGTCACGG GCGCCAACAGCGGCATCGGGAAGATGACGGCGCTGGAGCTGGCGCGCCGGGGAGCGCGCGTGGTGCTGGCCTGCCGGAGCCGGGAACGTGGTGAGGCGGCGGCCTTCGACCTCCGCCag GAGAGTGGGAACAATGAGGTCATCTTCATGGCCTTGGACTTGGCCAGTCTGGCCTCCGTGCGGGCCTTTGCTACTGCCTTCCTGAGCTCTGAGCCACGGCTGGACATCCTCATCCACAATGCCG GGATCAGTTCCTGTGGCCGGACCCACGAGCCATTTAACCTGCTGCTGCGAGTGAACCACATTGGCCCCTTCTTGCTGACACATCTACTGCTGCCGCGGCTGAAGACATGCGCCCCCAGTCGCGTGGTGGTGGTATCCTCAGCCGCCCACCGGCGAGGGCACCTTGACTTCACACGCCTGGACCGCCCAGTGGTGGGCTGGCAGCAGGAGCTGCGGGCATATGCCGACAGTAAGCTGGCCAACGTGTTATTTGCCAGGGAGCTCGCCACTCAGCTTGAGGGTACTGGTGTCACCTGCTATGCGGCCCACCCAG GGCCTGTGAACTCAGAGCTATTCCTGCGCCACGTTCCTGGATGGCTGAGCCCACTTCTGCGCCCACTGGCTTGGCTGGTGCTGCGGACGCCAAGAGGGGGTGCCCAGACACCCCTGTACTGCGCTCTACAGGAGGGCATTGAACCTCTCAGTGGTAGATATTTTGCCAATTGCCATGTAGAGGAGGTGCCCCCAGCCGCCCGGGATGATCGTGCGGCCCACCGGCTGTGGGAGGCCAGTAAAAGGCTGGCAGGGCTCGGGCCTGGCCAGGATGCCGAACCTGACGAAGACCCCCAGCCTGAGGACCCAGGGACCCCATCTTCCCGGAGCAGCCCCCTCTCTGAGGAGCCCACAGTTTCTGAACCCCATGCCATCCCTCACAATTCACCagacttgtctaaggtcacacaccGAATTCAGGTTAAAACTGAACCTGAGCCCTAA